One Bradyrhizobium zhanjiangense DNA segment encodes these proteins:
- a CDS encoding DUF2171 domain-containing protein, whose protein sequence is MANIREHMKIIGKDGAHVGTVDRVEGNRIKLTRKDSPEGHKDHHHYIDMKYVGAVEGDVVKLSVNADAVPKTEAA, encoded by the coding sequence ATGGCTAATATCAGAGAGCACATGAAAATCATTGGCAAGGACGGTGCCCATGTCGGCACCGTCGACCGCGTCGAGGGCAACCGCATCAAGCTGACCCGGAAGGACAGCCCCGAGGGTCACAAGGACCATCATCACTATATCGACATGAAATATGTCGGCGCCGTCGAGGGCGACGTCGTCAAACTGTCGGTGAATGCCGACGCCGTGCCGAAGACGGAAGCGGCATAA